A DNA window from Malus domestica chromosome 12, GDT2T_hap1 contains the following coding sequences:
- the LOC103423191 gene encoding ethylene-responsive transcription factor ERF024-like, giving the protein MAAVAYDVAAIALKGQDAELNFPNSASSLPVPASTSPRDIQAAASSAAAAMGVAIDHASYSRSEVQGDQQDAHQAHKTVDEADRLMLNQEFVDEDLIFNMPNVLVNMAEGMLLSPPRLDIAGDDAIGADQEQGDHNLWKFN; this is encoded by the coding sequence ATGGCTGCGGTTGCTTATGACGTGGCTGCTATCGCTCTCAAGGGTCAAGATGCTGAGCTCAACTTCCCCAACTCCGCTTCTTCATTGCCCGTGCCAGCCTCCACTTCACCACGTGACATCCAGGCGGCAGCATCCTCCGCTGCTGCTGCCATGGGAGTTGCAATTGATCACGCTTCTTATTCAAGGAGTGAGGTGCAGGGTGATCAACAAGATGCTCATCAGGCTCATAAGACAGTTGATGAGGCTGATAGATTAATGTTGAATCAGGAGTTTGTTGATGAGGATCTGATCTTCAATATGCCTAACGTTCTAGTGAACATGGCTGAGGGAATGCTTCTTAGCCCTCCTCGCTTGGACATAGCTGGCGATGATGCTATAGGTGCTGATCAAGAACAAGGAGACCATAACCTTtggaaatttaattaa
- the LOC139190098 gene encoding secreted RxLR effector protein 161-like — translation MEDDEEILEPEVPYLSAIGALLYLAQYTRLDISFSVNLLAKYSNAPTRRYWTGVKDIFRCFKGTTDLGLFFPYKSLSDVAPPAFRVDSRLVSYADARYLSDPHKAHSQTGYVFTVGGTSISWRSTKRTLVATSSNHAEILALHEATRECLWLRAVAGQI, via the coding sequence atggaggatgatgaagagattttggagcctgaagttccttatctaagtgcgataggtgctttattgtacttagctcaatacACTAGACTCGACATCTCATTctctgttaatcttttggcaaaatacagtaatgcaccaacacgcagatactggactggcgtgaaagataTCTTCCGCTGctttaagggtactacggatttgggcttgttctttCCCTACAAATCCTTAAGTGATGTCGCACCCCCTGCTTTTcgagttgattctcgccttgttagTTATGCCGACGcaagatacttatctgatccgcataAGGCGCactctcaaacgggttatgtctttaccgttggaggcacatcaatctcttggaggtcaactaaacggaccttagttgccacttcgtctaaccatgctgaaattcttgccttacatgaagcaactcgggaatgcttgtGGTTGAGAGCAGTTGCGGGTCAAATTTGA